A window of Juglans regia cultivar Chandler chromosome 7, Walnut 2.0, whole genome shotgun sequence contains these coding sequences:
- the LOC109009169 gene encoding uncharacterized protein LOC109009169 yields MPKPNNFMKLKAWRGRLHRPILLLVILAILMSIVTLSKFYSVRSLFPTDTFCNHMKPESRNGTGSEVRITIQTVIQKIQLEMSTMRDMPTNSSSSASLSRYSAFLADILALIESTHASLPSSEDPYQHDSERSSLHTLSNEPADYFFIEEMRKYVTMKPNRLGKQNFMGANGTFTSIGHACFAVKKELEEYMDYDIGEICNDDWKLAQKLMIHGCDPLPRRRCFSRAPKLYSRPFPINESLWKLPDNRNIRWSQYRCKNFTCLASNSTRKGFFKCADCFNLSHHEIPRWIEQVNLQPNSNLTADFLIPEVLGIKPGEIRIGLDFSVGTGTFAARMREFNVTIVSAAINLGAPFNEMIALRGLVPLYLTINQRLPFFDNTLDMIHTTRFLDGWIDFVLLDFVLYDWDRVIRPGGLLWIDSFFCLKEDLDDYLEAFKMLRYKKHKWVVVPKLDRDDREVFFSAVLEKPPRPFR; encoded by the coding sequence ATGCCAAAACCAAACAATTTTATGAAGTTAAAAGCATGGAGAGGGCGGCTTCACAGGCCAATCCTTTTGTTGGTTATCTTAGCTATTCTCATGTCCATTGTCACCTTATCCAAATTCTACTCTGTCAGATCTCTTTTTCCTACAGATACTTTCTGCAACCACATGAAGCCCGAGAGCCGAAATGGAACTGGAAGTGAAGTAAGAATTACTATCCAAACAGTAATTCAGAAAATCCAACTAGAGATGAGCACAATGAGAGATATGCCAACCAACTCATCCTCATCAGCATCTCTATCGAGATACAGTGCGTTTCTTGCGGATATCCTTGCGCTCATCGAGTCGACACATGCGTCTTTACCATCCAGTGAAGATCCTTATCAGCATGACAGTGAAAGGAGTAGTCTTCATACTCTATCCAATGAACCTGCAGATTATTTCTTCATTGAAGAGATGCGTAAGTATGTAACAATGAAGCCCAACAGACTAGGTAAACAGAACTTCATGGGAGCAAATGGAACTTTCACTAGCATCGGCCATGCTTGTTTTGCTGTGAAGAAAGAGCTTGAGGAGTATATGGATTACGATATTGGTGAAATCTGCAATGATGATTGGAAACTAGCTCAAAAGCTGATGATTCATGGCTGTGATCCGTTACCAAGGAGGAGATGCTTCTCAAGAGCCCCAAAGCTATATAGCAGGCCATTTCCCATCAACGAGTCCTTGTGGAAGCTCCCGGACAATAGAAATATCCGATGGAGTCAATACCGATGCAAGAACTTCACTTGCCTGGCCAGCAATTCCACTCGAAAGGGATTCTTCAAATGTGCAGATTGTTTCAACCTTTCGCATCACGAAATTCCCAGATGGATTGAACAGGTAAACTTGCAGCCGAACTCAAATCTAACTGCAGATTTCCTTATACCTGAAGTGCTAGGAATTAAGCCTGGAGAGATAAGAATTGGATTGGATTTCAGTGTTGGAACTGGGACTTTTGCTGCAAGGATGAGGGAGTTCAATGTCACAATAGTCTCAGCAGCTATCAATCTGGGGGCACCCTTCAATGAAATGATAGCTCTTCGAGGACTTGTTCCTCTCTACTTGACAATAAATCAAAGGCTCCCCTTCTTCGATAACACTCTCGATATGATTCACACGACAAGATTTCTTGATGGCTGGATTGATTTTGTGCTTCTGGACTTTGTATTGTATGATTGGGATAGAGTTATAAGGCCTGGGGGTTTGTTGTGGATTGATAGCTTTTTCTGTTTGAAAGAGGATCTGGATGATTATTTAGAAGCCTTCAAGATGTTAAGGTATAAAAAGCATAAATGGGTTGTGGTTCCAAAGCTGGATAGAGATGATAGAGAGGTATTCTTTTCAGCTGTATTAGAGAAGCCACCTCGACCTTTCAGATAA
- the LOC109009168 gene encoding reticulon-like protein B5: MADQSESAGSTVESVTEKISEKIHAHDSSSSDSDDEKTVSPSSSAKAKVFRLFGREKPVHQVFGGGKPADVFLWRNKKISGGVLGGATAIWVFFELLEYHLLTLVCHILILALAILFLWSNAYTFIKKTPPRIPEVHLPEEPFLQVAAALRIEINHTFAVLRDIVTGRDLKKFLIVIAGLWVISIVGSWCNFLTLFYISFVLLHTVPVLYEKHEDKVDPFAEKATIEIKKQYAVFDAKVLSKIPKGPLKGKLA, translated from the exons ATGGCGGATCAGTCTGAGAGTGCCGGTTCGACGGTCGAGTCGGTGACGGAGAAGATAAGCGAGAAGATTCACGCGCACGACTCGTCTTCATCGGATTCGGATGACGAGAAAACGGTCTCGCCATCCTCGTCGGCGAAAGCCAAGGTTTTCCGTCTTTTCGGGAGGGAGAAACCGGTTCACCAGGTTTTCGGCGGAGGAAAGC CTGCTGATGTGTTCTTATGGAGGAACAAGAAGATTTCAGGCGGTGTTCTTGGTGGAGCCACTGCAATCTGGGTTTTCTTTGAATTGCTTGAATATCACCTGCTTACTCTTGTGTGTCATATTCTGATTCTAGCTCTTGCAATCCTGTTCCTGTGGTCCAATGCCTATACCTTTATCAAGAA GACTCCACCCCGCATCCCAGAAGTTCATCTTCCTGAGGAGCCATTCTTGCAAGTTGCCGCAGCcctgagaattgaaattaaccACACTTTTGCAGTCTTGCGTGATATTGTGACTGGAAGAGATTTGAAGAAGTTTCTCATT GTCATTGCTGGCTTATGGGTTATTTCAATTGTGGGGAGTTGGTGCAATTTCTTGACCTTGTTCTACATAT CTTTTGTTTTGCTGCACACCGTGCCTGTTCTGTATGAGAAGCACGAGGACAAGGTCGATCCATTTGCAGAGAAGGCAACAATCGAGATTAAAAAGCAGTATGCAGTGTTTGATGCTAAGGTATTGAGCAAGATTCCAAAAGGTCCATTGAAAGGAAAGTTGGCATAG